Within the Methanoculleus sp. SDB genome, the region CCTTCTTTTCTTCCCTCACTTCGACGACCCGCTCCCTGATGATCTGCGGCGGCACCACTGCAGCCGGTGGAGGAGACGGCGCTTCCTGTGGCGGTTTTGCGGGTTTTTCCTTTGGTGGTTCCGGGGGGGCGGGTTCTTCCGGCGGGGCCGTTTCTGCCGGTTCTTCGGGAACCGAAACCTCCTCCGGCGGTTCCTGTGCCGGTGTATTCGCGGCGGATTCCACGCTCTCCGTTTCCGGGTGTTCACCGGCGGTTTCCTTTTCGCTCATAGTTCTCCTGTGGGAAATAACGATATATGAGTATATAATTCTTCTGCAGCGATTATCAACAATGATAATCACTCCGGCACGAAAGAGCAAACCATCATTATCAATGATGACAGATAGACTACCTGAGGTTTCTCATGCCCGAAATCCCGAAAGAGGAATATATCTTACGGTGCACGTCCGCCTGTGCGGGATGCAGTTCCTCGCTGGTTCTGCGGTACATTTTCAAGGCGGCAGGCCCTGACAGTGTCCTTGTCGTCCCGGCATGCTGCACGAGTGTGATTCAGGGGATCTACCCGAATACGGCGATGAATATACCGGTTTATAATGTGGCGTTTGCGTCGGCCGCAGCCGTGGCGTCCGGGATGAGCTCGGCGTACCGTGCAATGGGGAGAAAAACGAATGTCATCTGCTATGCCGGGGACGGCGGCACGGTGGATATCGGTATCCAGGCTCTCTCCGGTGCACTGGAGAGAGGGACAGATTTCCTGTATATCTGCTACGACAACGAAGCCTACAGCAATACCGGCATGCAGAGGTCGGGGGGGACTCCCCTCGGGGCGAAGACGACCACGACGCCGGGAGGCAAGAAGGACAATAAGAAGGATCTCGACCGGATTGTCGCGGCCCACAACCTGCCCTACATGGCGACGGCATGCAGCGCCTACCCGATTGACCTCTACAAGAAAGTGAAGAAAGCCCTCTCAATCCGGGGCCCCAAATTCATCCATATACTCGCCCCGTGCCCGCCGGGATGGCGGTACCCGTCCGAGGAGACGATCGAGATGGGCAAACTTGCGGTCAAGACCGGCATGTGGGTGCTGTATGAGCGGGAGTACGGCACATTCTCCCTGACCGGGGCTTCCAGGGCAGCCATGAAAAAACGGCTTCCGGTGCGGGATTACCTCGTACGGCAGGGACGGTTCAAGGGGATTGACGAGGAGACCATCGATCTTCTCCAGCAGACGGTGGACGGGAATATGGAGCGATATGCCCGGGAGGTTGAGGGCATATGCTGACCGTCGCCACCGGGAACAAGGCGGTGGCAACCGCCGTGAAGCATGCAAAGCCCGCGGTAGTCGCCGCCTACCCGATCACCCCTCAGACGGAGATCGTCGAGCAGATTGCGAATTTCGTCGAATCGGGAGAGATGGAGGCGGATTATATTCCCGTCGAGAGCGAACACAGCTCGATGGCGGCGTGCATAGGGGCGTCCGCGACAGGAGTGCGTTCGTTTACCGCAACGAGCTCTCACGGGCTTGTCTATATGTGCGAAATGCTCCACTGGGCCGCGGGAGCGCGTCTTCCGATTGTCATGGCAAATGCCAACCGTGCGCTCGGCCCCGGGTGGAATATCTGGGCGGAGCACTCGGACTCCCTGTCCATGCGTGACACCGGCTGGCTGCAGGTCTACGTGGGGAGCGTGCAGGAAGCCTATGACGCGACGCTGATGGCATTCCGGATCGCAGAACACGAGGATGTCATGCTGCCGGTGATGATCAACCTCGACGGATTCACGCTCACGCATATCATGCAGCCGCTCGAGACGGTGGATCCCGGCGATTTCATACCGCCCTGCACGATAGCGCATGCCATCGACACGGCAAACCCCGGGGGGTACGGGACGCTGACACCACCCACCGAGCACTTCAAGTTCCGGTGGGATATCGAGCGTGCAATGCGGGATTCCGTGGAGGTTATCAGGGAAACCGAGGACGAATTCGCCCGCCGCTTCGGCCGGCGCTATGCACCCGTGGAGAAATACCGGTTCGACGATGCGGATGTGGTGGTGGTTGCCATGGGCACGCTCGGGAAAGAGGCGGAGGTGGCTGCGGATATCCTCCGCGACGAGGGCATCCGCGCCGGATCCGCCCGGGTGCGCTGGTTCCGCCCCTTCCCTGCCATTGATTTCGGGGAGAAGGAGGTCGTGGTGATTGACCGCGACTACTCGTTCGGGTACGGCGGCATTCTTGCCCGCGAACTTACAGCAGCTTACGGTATAACGCCGTACAGCGTGATTGCGGGACTCGGGGGACAGGAAGTGACGTACGATGATATTGCGGGCTTCGTCCGGGAACGCAGACCGGGCGGGGAATTCTGGTTCGGGGTGAGTGACTGATGTACGAAATTCGCCTGCACTCGCGGGGCGGACAGGGAGGGGTGACCGCTGCGAAGATGATCGCCCATGCGGCAATCCTGGACGGAAAATATGCAACCGCAAACCCGTTCTACGGCGCTGAACGGCGGGGAGCTGCCGTCGTTTCGTTCATCAGGATTGACGATCGGCCCGTCCGCGTCTACAGCCAGATCCGGAACCCGGATCTCGTCATCGTGCTTGACGCGACGGTCATGGAGACGGTCGATGTCCTTCAGGGAATAAAACCCGATGGCACGGTGCTGGTCAACAGTTCTCATCCGGTCGATACGAAAGGACATCCGGCAAGCCGGGTGGATTTGACGGCGATTGCTCTGTCGCTCGGACTCGTGCTGGCTGGAAGTCCGATTCTCAACACTCCCCTCCTCGGGGCGTGTGCGAAACTCGGGCTCATTTCCGTGGAATCGGCCCGGGAGGCTATCAGGGAGACGTTTAATGACGAGCGAAACGTGCAGGCATCGGATCGGGCGTATGAGGAGCTGGTGAAATGACTGCAAAGCTTGCGATCTCGCGCCCGGTGAAGGGAGCGTCGGGAAAGACCGGTTCGTGGCGGACATTCCGCCCTGTGGTCGACCGGGAGGCCTGCAATGCCTGCGGCCTCTGCGCACAGTACTGCCCCGACGGGTGCATCAGCGAAGAACTGGAGATCGACCTTGACTTCTGCAAGGGCTGCGGCATCTGTGCACAGGAATGCCCGAAGCAGGCGATAAAAATGGTCCGGGAAGAGGACTGACCTGATCCTTCCTTTTCTCTTTTGTTGTACGGCGACCCGTGGCGCAGGTAGAGTGGCGTGCCGGTCACAGGGTGCGTCCGTCAGGTTTCTGCCGTCCACCGCCATTTTCCGGCAGGAATGGAAATCTCGAACCTCGCGCCCTTGGAAA harbors:
- a CDS encoding ferredoxin — encoded protein: MTAKLAISRPVKGASGKTGSWRTFRPVVDREACNACGLCAQYCPDGCISEELEIDLDFCKGCGICAQECPKQAIKMVREED
- the porA gene encoding pyruvate ferredoxin oxidoreductase, which codes for MLTVATGNKAVATAVKHAKPAVVAAYPITPQTEIVEQIANFVESGEMEADYIPVESEHSSMAACIGASATGVRSFTATSSHGLVYMCEMLHWAAGARLPIVMANANRALGPGWNIWAEHSDSLSMRDTGWLQVYVGSVQEAYDATLMAFRIAEHEDVMLPVMINLDGFTLTHIMQPLETVDPGDFIPPCTIAHAIDTANPGGYGTLTPPTEHFKFRWDIERAMRDSVEVIRETEDEFARRFGRRYAPVEKYRFDDADVVVVAMGTLGKEAEVAADILRDEGIRAGSARVRWFRPFPAIDFGEKEVVVIDRDYSFGYGGILARELTAAYGITPYSVIAGLGGQEVTYDDIAGFVRERRPGGEFWFGVSD
- a CDS encoding 2-ketoisovalerate ferredoxin oxidoreductase (catalyzes the coenzyme A-dependent oxidation of 3-methyl-2-oxobutanoate coupled to the reduction of ferredoxin producing S-(2-methylpropanoyl)-CoA), with amino-acid sequence MPEIPKEEYILRCTSACAGCSSSLVLRYIFKAAGPDSVLVVPACCTSVIQGIYPNTAMNIPVYNVAFASAAAVASGMSSAYRAMGRKTNVICYAGDGGTVDIGIQALSGALERGTDFLYICYDNEAYSNTGMQRSGGTPLGAKTTTTPGGKKDNKKDLDRIVAAHNLPYMATACSAYPIDLYKKVKKALSIRGPKFIHILAPCPPGWRYPSEETIEMGKLAVKTGMWVLYEREYGTFSLTGASRAAMKKRLPVRDYLVRQGRFKGIDEETIDLLQQTVDGNMERYAREVEGIC
- a CDS encoding pyruvate ferredoxin oxidoreductase (catalyzes the ferredoxin-dependent oxidative decarboxylation of pyruvate to form acetyl-CoA); amino-acid sequence: MYEIRLHSRGGQGGVTAAKMIAHAAILDGKYATANPFYGAERRGAAVVSFIRIDDRPVRVYSQIRNPDLVIVLDATVMETVDVLQGIKPDGTVLVNSSHPVDTKGHPASRVDLTAIALSLGLVLAGSPILNTPLLGACAKLGLISVESAREAIRETFNDERNVQASDRAYEELVK